A single genomic interval of Pogoniulus pusillus isolate bPogPus1 chromosome 24, bPogPus1.pri, whole genome shotgun sequence harbors:
- the LOC135186333 gene encoding uncharacterized protein LOC135186333 isoform X6, protein MIPGYCCRHTPLEEGYKNPGQDLSPTLKIHLGRRKDRKFCAGPLNEGKCIGMGSIQPLLQRGGEKASRCPTNVIDKQGGARIAPLGHCSSRSKEQHSWGGEERRMEIPDAVVGPDLPLSLRTKDICPVSLLSKSPCTLLGMWHRFVLPPFLLPIPALTLPHLPWTHFPSGKIHTFISNYKPHHITQT, encoded by the exons ACCTGGATATTGCTGCAGACATACGCCATTGGAAGAAGGCTACAAAAATCCAGGCCAAGACTTAAGTCCCACACTGAAGATAcacttgggaagaagaaaagacagaaaatttTGTGCTGGACCTCTAAATGAAG GAAAGTGCATAGGAATGGGATCGATTCAACCCCtactgcagagaggaggagaaaaagctaGCAGATGTCCTACAAATGTCATTGACAAG CAAGGAGGAGCAAGGATTGCTCCCCTGGGCCATTGTAGTTCTCgcagcaaagagcagcactcatggggaggagaagagcGGCGGATGGAGATTCCTGATGCTGTAGTAGGACCAGATCTGCCTCTCTCCTTAAGGACCAAGGATATCTGCCCTGTGAGCCTACTCAGCAAGAGTCCCTGCACTCTCCTCGGTATGTGGCACCGCTTTGTCTTGCCACCCTTTCTActtcccatccctgctttgACTCTGCCCCACCTCCCCTGGacccatttcccttctggaaaaATCCATACATTTATTTCCAATTACAAACCACACCACATAACACAAACATAA
- the LOC135186333 gene encoding uncharacterized protein LOC135186333 isoform X1: MLKMVAFLDTSGIPMETELCLTSVLPTCPWQKSFCKARATASVDERLYRPGYCCRHTPLEEGYKNPGQDLSPTLKIHLGRRKDRKFCAGPLNEGKCIGMGSIQPLLQRGGEKASRCPTNVIDKQGGARIAPLGHCSSRSKEQHSWGGEERRMEIPDAVVGPDLPLSLRTKDICPVSLLSKSPCTLLGMWHRFVLPPFLLPIPALTLPHLPWTHFPSGKIHTFISNYKPHHITQT; this comes from the exons ATGTTGAAGATGGTGGCTTTCCTGGATACCTCTGGGATACCTATGGAGACAGAACTATGTTTGACATCAGTGCTGCCCACATGCCCTTGGCAAAAGAGCTTCTGCAAGGCCAGAGCCACAGCTTCTGTGGATGAAAGATTATACAG ACCTGGATATTGCTGCAGACATACGCCATTGGAAGAAGGCTACAAAAATCCAGGCCAAGACTTAAGTCCCACACTGAAGATAcacttgggaagaagaaaagacagaaaatttTGTGCTGGACCTCTAAATGAAG GAAAGTGCATAGGAATGGGATCGATTCAACCCCtactgcagagaggaggagaaaaagctaGCAGATGTCCTACAAATGTCATTGACAAG CAAGGAGGAGCAAGGATTGCTCCCCTGGGCCATTGTAGTTCTCgcagcaaagagcagcactcatggggaggagaagagcGGCGGATGGAGATTCCTGATGCTGTAGTAGGACCAGATCTGCCTCTCTCCTTAAGGACCAAGGATATCTGCCCTGTGAGCCTACTCAGCAAGAGTCCCTGCACTCTCCTCGGTATGTGGCACCGCTTTGTCTTGCCACCCTTTCTActtcccatccctgctttgACTCTGCCCCACCTCCCCTGGacccatttcccttctggaaaaATCCATACATTTATTTCCAATTACAAACCACACCACATAACACAAACATAA
- the LOC135186333 gene encoding uncharacterized protein LOC135186333 isoform X3, with amino-acid sequence MLKMVAFLDTSGIPMETELCLTSVLPTCPWQKSFCKARATASVDERLYRPGYCCRHTPLEEGYKNPGQDLSPTLKIHLGRRKDRKFCAGPLNEGKCIGMGSIQPLLQRGGEKASRCPTNVIDKQGGARIAPLGHCSSRSKEQHSWGGEERRMEIPDAVVGPDLPLSLRTKDICPVSLLSKSPCTLLAVPSFLRLHRW; translated from the exons ATGTTGAAGATGGTGGCTTTCCTGGATACCTCTGGGATACCTATGGAGACAGAACTATGTTTGACATCAGTGCTGCCCACATGCCCTTGGCAAAAGAGCTTCTGCAAGGCCAGAGCCACAGCTTCTGTGGATGAAAGATTATACAG ACCTGGATATTGCTGCAGACATACGCCATTGGAAGAAGGCTACAAAAATCCAGGCCAAGACTTAAGTCCCACACTGAAGATAcacttgggaagaagaaaagacagaaaatttTGTGCTGGACCTCTAAATGAAG GAAAGTGCATAGGAATGGGATCGATTCAACCCCtactgcagagaggaggagaaaaagctaGCAGATGTCCTACAAATGTCATTGACAAG CAAGGAGGAGCAAGGATTGCTCCCCTGGGCCATTGTAGTTCTCgcagcaaagagcagcactcatggggaggagaagagcGGCGGATGGAGATTCCTGATGCTGTAGTAGGACCAGATCTGCCTCTCTCCTTAAGGACCAAGGATATCTGCCCTGTGAGCCTACTCAGCAAGAGTCCCTGCACTCTCCTCG
- the LOC135186333 gene encoding uncharacterized protein LOC135186333 isoform X2 gives MLKMVAFLDTSGIPMETELCLTSVLPTCPWQKSFCKARATASVDERLYRPGYCCRHTPLEEGYKNPGQDLSPTLKIHLGRRKDRKFCAGPLNEGKCIGMGSIQPLLQRGGEKASRCPTNVIDKQGGARIAPLGHCSSRSKEQHSWGGEERRMEIPDAVVGPDLPLSLRTKDICPVSLLSKSPCTLLGFTGGKEPCNE, from the exons ATGTTGAAGATGGTGGCTTTCCTGGATACCTCTGGGATACCTATGGAGACAGAACTATGTTTGACATCAGTGCTGCCCACATGCCCTTGGCAAAAGAGCTTCTGCAAGGCCAGAGCCACAGCTTCTGTGGATGAAAGATTATACAG ACCTGGATATTGCTGCAGACATACGCCATTGGAAGAAGGCTACAAAAATCCAGGCCAAGACTTAAGTCCCACACTGAAGATAcacttgggaagaagaaaagacagaaaatttTGTGCTGGACCTCTAAATGAAG GAAAGTGCATAGGAATGGGATCGATTCAACCCCtactgcagagaggaggagaaaaagctaGCAGATGTCCTACAAATGTCATTGACAAG CAAGGAGGAGCAAGGATTGCTCCCCTGGGCCATTGTAGTTCTCgcagcaaagagcagcactcatggggaggagaagagcGGCGGATGGAGATTCCTGATGCTGTAGTAGGACCAGATCTGCCTCTCTCCTTAAGGACCAAGGATATCTGCCCTGTGAGCCTACTCAGCAAGAGTCCCTGCACTCTCCTCG
- the LOC135186333 gene encoding uncharacterized protein LOC135186333 isoform X5: MLKMVAFLDTSGIPMETELCLTSVLPTCPWQKSFCKARATASVDERLYRPGYCCRHTPLEEGYKNPGQDLSPTLKIHLGRRKDRKFCAGPLNEGKCIGMGSIQPLLQRGGEKASRCPTNVIDKAPVHGDVSSVILCKILCPPTVHVLAPFLGAHPIWNQAQLMGSTDRTRAPASSCSGARHRSSVQSR; encoded by the exons ATGTTGAAGATGGTGGCTTTCCTGGATACCTCTGGGATACCTATGGAGACAGAACTATGTTTGACATCAGTGCTGCCCACATGCCCTTGGCAAAAGAGCTTCTGCAAGGCCAGAGCCACAGCTTCTGTGGATGAAAGATTATACAG ACCTGGATATTGCTGCAGACATACGCCATTGGAAGAAGGCTACAAAAATCCAGGCCAAGACTTAAGTCCCACACTGAAGATAcacttgggaagaagaaaagacagaaaatttTGTGCTGGACCTCTAAATGAAG GAAAGTGCATAGGAATGGGATCGATTCAACCCCtactgcagagaggaggagaaaaagctaGCAGATGTCCTACAAATGTCATTGACAAG GCTCCTGTCCATGGTGATGTGTCGTCAGTTATTCTCTGCAAAATTCTCTGCCCCCCCACCGTGCACGTGCTTGCCCCTTTCCTTGGTGCTCACCCAATTTGGAACCAGGCACAGCTCATGGGAAGCACTGACCGCACTCGAGCACCAGCGTCGTCATGCTCAGGAGCAAGACATAGGAGTTCAGTACAAAGCAGGTAG